The following coding sequences lie in one Carassius carassius chromosome 1, fCarCar2.1, whole genome shotgun sequence genomic window:
- the LOC132092480 gene encoding zinc finger protein OZF-like, producing MMFVKEESEENTSEPETLRIKHEEPETRRIKQEEPETKRINHEELETCRLNEEEPETCRVKQEEPETWRIKSEEPKMLRIKEEEPEQEPLENKTRGTRRPNESERRRDLNEVEKKHQHQKDHNITTGEKSVSCSIQITDVERPFSCSPCGNTFKQKGRYMKHMRIHSEEKSFSCAQCGNTFTRKANLKKHMLIHTGIKPYSCSQCGKSFTQKWQLKDHLLTHSSEKPFTCSHCGNTFTRKTNLKTHMLIHTGIKPYSCSQCGNTFTRKTNLKTHMLIHTGIKSYRCAECGKSFTQKGHLNDHVVSHSSEKHFSCSQCGKSFKHKVSLMKHIRIHSGEKPYSCSQCGNSFTCNENLKNHMLIHIKPFTCSQCGKSFTCKRGFNHHRRIHTREMPYQTIPTN from the exons atgatgtttgttaaagaggagagtgaagagaacacgagtgaaccagaaacactgagaataaaacatgaggaaccagaaacccggagaataaaacaagaggaaccagaaaccaagAGAATAAATCACGAGGAACTAGAAACCTGCAGATTAAATGAAGAGGAGCCAGAAACCTGCAGAGttaaacaagaggaaccagaaacctggagaataaaatcTGAGGAACCAAAAATGTTGAGAATAAAAGAGGAGGAACCAGAACAAGAAcccctggagaataaaacacgaggaaccagaag gcCCAATGAAAGTGAAAGAAGAAGAGATCTGAATGAGGTGGAGAAGAAACATCAGCATCAGAAAGATCATAATATCACTACTGGAGAAAAATCAGTGAGTTGCAGCATTCAAATAACAGATGTCGAAaggcctttcagctgctctccatgtggaaacactttcaaacagaaaGGACGCTATATGAAACACATGAGAATTCATAGTGAGGAAAAGTCTTTCAGCTGCGctcagtgtggaaacactttCACACGTAAAGCAAACCTTAAAAAACACATGCTAATTCATACTGGAATAAAGCCTtacagctgctctcagtgtggaaagagtttcacacagAAATGGCAACTTAAGGATCATCTGCTAACTCACTCTTCAGAAAAGCCTTTCACCTGCTCTCACTGTGGAAACACTTTCACACGTAAAACAAATCTGAAGAcacacatgttaattcatactggaataaagccttacagctgctctcagtgtggaaacactttCACACGTAAAACAAATCTTAAGACACATATGTTAATTCATACTGGCATAAAGTCTTACAGATGCGCTGAGTgcggaaagagttttacacagaaaGGACACCTTAATGATCATGTGGTTAGTCACTCTTCAGAAAAGcatttcagctgctctcagtgtggaaagtctTTCAAACATAAAGTAAGCCTTATGAAACACATTAGAATCCATAGTGGGGAAAAGCCTTACAGCTGCTCACAGTGTGGAAACAGTTTCACATGTAATGAAAACCTTAAGaatcacatgttaattcatataaAACCTTTCACCtgttctcagtgtggaaagagtttcacctGTAAACGAGGATTTAATCATCACAGGAGAATTCACACTAGAGAGATGCCTTACCAGACAATTCCTACAAATTAA